From Rutidosis leptorrhynchoides isolate AG116_Rl617_1_P2 chromosome 3, CSIRO_AGI_Rlap_v1, whole genome shotgun sequence, a single genomic window includes:
- the LOC139901141 gene encoding uncharacterized protein, protein MAGHEIEDMNINFKGSFIKSIGDGSSTLFWDETWVGGEKLKLLFPRLYQLEAKKDVLLCDRVNMKSETLMFNWEWLRAPYGRTKGEFDALLSLISNFNFDGTYKDSWKWSFANDGQLTVKKLTSLIEEKAFENNNLNCETMRNNFIPKKLEVFVWRTVQGRIPVRVELDNRGIDLHSVRCPM, encoded by the coding sequence ATGGCAGGTCACGAGATTGAAGATATGAACATAAACTTTAAAGGGTCCTTCATCAAATCAATTGGAGATGGTTCTTCAACACTTTTTTGGGACGAAACTTGGGTTGGGGGAGAAAAACTAAAGCTGTTGTTCCCAAGGTTATATCAGTTAGAAGCAAAGAAGGATGTGCTGTTATGCGATCGAGTCAACATGAAGTCAGAAACGTTGATGTTTAATTGGGAATGGTTACGGGCTCCTTATGGTAGAACAAAAGGTGAATTCGATGCACTATTGTCACTTATTTCCAATTTTAACTTTGATGGTACATACAAGGATTCATGGAAATGGTCTTTTGCAAATGATGGGCAACTAACAGTTAAAAAACTCACTAGTCTTATTGAGGAAAAGGCATTTGAAAACAATAATCTTAATTGTGAGACAATGAGAAATAATTTTATCCCAAAGAAACTAGAAGTCTTCGTGTGGCGTACGGTTCAAGGTCGTATTCCGGTTAGGGTGGAGCTTGATAATCGAGGGATAGATCTTCACTCCGTAAGATGTCCGATGTGA